The Candidatus Fusobacterium pullicola genome has a segment encoding these proteins:
- a CDS encoding DMP19 family protein, producing MIDINEDLWFDTFEEYSIKFGDVRPDYKKLKPEEAEMGALFNMELDMHNGGFLQFYCNWGYEAYIYALRGLESIGALETKKILEKQYGVIARLKDDKRVDELWAIPEFLKD from the coding sequence ATGATAGATATAAATGAAGATTTATGGTTTGATACTTTTGAGGAGTATTCTATAAAATTTGGAGATGTAAGACCAGATTATAAAAAATTAAAGCCTGAGGAAGCTGAGATGGGTGCACTATTCAATATGGAATTAGATATGCATAATGGAGGTTTTTTACAATTTTATTGTAACTGGGGATATGAAGCTTATATATATGCTTTAAGAGGATTAGAGAGTATAGGAGCATTAGAAACTAAAAAAATTCTTGAGAAGCAATATGGTGTAATAGCTAGATTAAAAGATGATAAGAGAGTAGATGAACTTTGGGCTATTCCTGAATTTTTAAAGGATAG